Proteins encoded within one genomic window of Anopheles gambiae chromosome 3, idAnoGambNW_F1_1, whole genome shotgun sequence:
- the LOC1271417 gene encoding acetylcholine receptor subunit alpha-like 1 isoform X2 gives MAQTVGKYMCVALFVLVTVALGQVVAQSEGAAVWAPTWADTLKKDLLKGYDPSIRPSQHYNVTTVETGITITHVEINEIKSTLSVYGWMKFSWNDPKLTWNPASYGNLNVVRWDPTIVWRPDVVLYNNAGGSDQHHYGDTNVLVYSEGKVLWVPPTEYHAFCELNMRLWPFDYQKCIVKIGSWTFDGYMLNLTIGSEPQIETLVSNSEWKIAKIAVERNTRYYPCCTEPYIDITYNVTLQRQSDTHRAIVIVPALVIMILALSVFWLPLDAGERIITNGILALMVTIYLVYFAQQLPAISGHTPLIVIFFSNTLLLTAFSTIICVIVMNLSKAKHQQSLPGLLKRLAGCVGPFVGVGKKHFSFSDKGNVALESSVDHEWSKFGLVLNRLSFVVYCVIFIICAFYSF, from the exons ATGGCCCAAACAGTGGGAAAGTACATGTGCGTGGCATTGTTTGTGCTGGTGACGGTTGCATTGGGTCAGGTGGTGGCCCAAAGTG AAGGAGCCGCTGTGTGGGCCCCAACCTGGGCGGATACTCTGAAGAAGGACCTGCTGAAGGGTTACGATCCTTCGATTCGCCCTTCGCAGCACTACAATGTGACGACGGTCGAGACTGG CATCACCATTACGCACGTGGAGATAAACGAAATCAAATCGACCCTTTCGGTGTACGGATGGATGAAGTTT TCCTGGAATGATCCCAAACTGACGTGGAATCCGGCCAGCTATGGAAATTTGAACGTCGTCCGCTGGGATCCGACGATCGTGTGGCGGCCGGACGTAGTACTGTACAACAATGCCGGTGGTTCGGATCAGCATCACTACGGCGACACCAACGTGCTGGTGTACAGTGAGGGAAAGGTCCTGTGGGTTCCACCGACCGAGTACCATGCGTTCTGCGAGCTCAACATGCGTCTGTGGCCTTTCGACTACCAGAAATGTATTGTCAAGATTGGATCCTGGACATTCGACGGGTACATGCTGAACCTTACCATCGGTAGCGAGCCTCAG ATCGAAACACTGGTCAGCAACTCGGAGTGGAAGATTGCCAAAATCGCAGTTGAGCGTAACACCCGCTACTACCCGTGCTGCACCGAGCCGTACATCGACATTACGTACAACGTGACGCTCCAGCGCCAATCCGACACGCACCGGGCCATCGTGATTGTACCGGCGCTGGTTATCATGATACTGGCACTGTCCGTGTTCTGGCTGCCGCTGGACGCCGGGGAACGCATCATCACCAACGGCATCCTGGCGCTGATGGTTACGATCTATCTGGTGTACTTTGCCCAGCAGCTGCCGGCCATTTCCGGGCACACGCCACTGATTGTTATATTCTTCAgcaacacgctgctgctgaccgCGTTCAGTACGATCATTTGTGTGATCGTGATGAACCTGTCCAAAGCTAAGCATCAGCAAAGTCTGCCGGGTCTGCTGAAACGTTTGGCCGGCTGTGTCGGACCGTTCGTCGGTGTCGGCAAGAAGCACTTTAGCTTCAGCGACAAGGGCAACGTGGCGCTTGAGAGTAGCGTCGATCATGAGTGGAGTAAGTTCGGGCTGGTGCTAAACCGTCTGTCGTTTGTTGTGTATTGcgttattttcatcatttgcGCTTTCTATAGCTTCTAG
- the LOC1271417 gene encoding neuronal acetylcholine receptor subunit eat-2 isoform X1 yields the protein MAQTVGKYMCVALFVLVTVALGQVVAQSEGAAVWAPTWADTLKKDLLKGYDPSIRPSQHYNVTTVETGITITHVEINEIKSTLSVYGWMKFKWYDARLAWEPQLNGNVTQLFLNQSAIWQPTLDEKGPLVKVTSNGLLEYTNALQQQSKCTIQWQRWPFDTQQCRMLFSPWAEVDGMEIHVKMLKYEIAQGTMWTVMNMTLETHTAIDVHETPVHRGTHLVVELKRNSGIYRSTITAPACVLILMNLLSFWLPPNCGEKLILNAINVLITCMFLIHFNEYLSYYTTSTPTVVLFFGQSLYLSGFCLLMTVVLECVVKSNSKKPLHPALKKLITFELIAMIISTNKTDEKCLGDEMCETLQDEQEVEEALSSTRQRPTATPEQDWLLFVTLLERIVFALYVIILSLMLALYF from the exons ATGGCCCAAACAGTGGGAAAGTACATGTGCGTGGCATTGTTTGTGCTGGTGACGGTTGCATTGGGTCAGGTGGTGGCCCAAAGTG AAGGAGCCGCTGTGTGGGCCCCAACCTGGGCGGATACTCTGAAGAAGGACCTGCTGAAGGGTTACGATCCTTCGATTCGCCCTTCGCAGCACTACAATGTGACGACGGTCGAGACTGG CATCACCATTACGCACGTGGAGATAAACGAAATCAAATCGACCCTTTCGGTGTACGGATGGATGAAGTTT AAATGGTACGACGCCCGGCTTGCCTGGGAACCGCAGCTAAACGGTAACGTAACGCAACTATTCCTCAACCAATCCGCCATCTGGCAACCGACGCTCGACGAAAAGGGTCCGCTCGTGAAGGTTACCAGCAATGGTTTGCTGGAGTACACGAATGCGTTACAGCAGCAGTCCAAGTGTACGATCCAGTGGCAACGGTGGCCCTTCGACACGCAGCAATGCCGGATGCTGTTTTCCCCGTGGGCCGAGGTGGACGGAATGGAAATTCACGTGAAAATGTTAAAG TACGAGATAGCCCAGGGAACCATGTGGACCGTGATGAACATGACGCTGGAAACGCACACAGCCATCGATGTGCACGAAACGCCGGTACACCGTGGTACCCATCTCGTGGTGGAGCTGAAGCGCAACAGTGGCATCTACAGGAGCACCATTACAGCACCGGCCTGCGTTCTGATTCTGATGAATCTGCTCAGCTTCTGGCTGCCACCGAACTGTGGCGAAAAGCTCATCCTCAACGCAATCAATGTGCTGATCACGTGCATGTTTCTGATCCACTTTAACGAGTACCTTTCGTACTACACCACCAGCACGCCGACCGTTG tattatttttcGGCCAAAGTTTGTACCTATCCGGGTTTTGTCTGCTGATGACCGTCGTGCTCGAGTGCGTGGTGAAATCAAACTCGAAAAAGCCGTTACATCCCGCCCTGAAGAAGTTGATCACATTCGAACTGATCGCTATGATCATTTCGACAAATAAAACCGATGAG AAATGTCTCGGAGATGAAATGTGTGAAACGCTGCAGGATGAACAGGAAGTGGAAGAAGCACTGTCTTCCACCCGGCAAAGACCGACCGCTACACCGGAACAAGACTGGCTGCTGTTCGTCACACTGTTGGAGCGAATCGTGTTCGCCCTATACGTTATCATACTGTCCCTAATGCTAGCTTTATACTTTTAA
- the LOC1271416 gene encoding protein FEV isoform X2: protein MASSSVEHVVTVGLDRTAMWRFSGSFPAAVRMYPHAAAGQYYAGPGHHQPHPPHPPVHPHPHHHGLHHAAASHHTHRPLPLLCGEPYQLLNAASHRLVSQGGQIQLWQFLLELLADSSNAPCISWEGTNGEFKLSDPDEVARRWGERKAKPNMNYDKLSRALRYYYDKNIMTKVQGKRYTYKFDFHGLMAACQAQAQLTDSANSSANILSGCSSYGSSPASTTSSMKSPNAGSSPPQSHYASTTTTTVPSSIPTAAKGTTFGSSSSSSSTGWLPYASAPYANLLLPVAPTTTSTSDAGSRSGAPAASTSSSPETTLSFADAVSSHLR from the exons ATGGCTAGTAGCAGTGTGGAGCATGTCGTTACCGTTGGGCTTGACCGTACCGCAATGTGGCGCTTTTCCGGCAGCTTCCCGGCAGCGGTGCGAATGTATCCCCACGCGGCCGCCGGCCAGTACTATGCTGGACCTGGCCACCATCAGCCACATCCGCCTCATCCACCGGTCCATCCCCATCCTCACCATCACGGGCTGCATCATGCGGCAGCAAGCCATCATACGCATCGACCATTGCCATTACTTTGCGGCG AACCTTACCAGCTGCTGAATGCTGCATCACATCGACTTGTTTCGCAAG GCGGTCAAATACAGCTGTGGCAGTTTCTACTGGAGCTGCTGGCCGACTCGTCGAACGCACCCTGCATCTCCTGGGAAGGCACCAACG GAGAATTCAAACTGTCCGACCCGGACGAGGTGGCCCGCCGGTGGGGCGAGCGCAAGGCAAAGCCGAACATGAACTACGACAAGCTGAGCCGTGCATTAAG ATATTACTATGATAAGAACATCATGACGAAAGTGCAGGGCAAGCGGTACACGTACAAGTTTGATTTCCACGGCCTGATGGCCGCGTGCCAGGCGCAGGCCCAGCTCACTGATAGCGCGAACAGCAGCGCGAACATACTTTCCGGTTGCAGTTCCTACGGCTCCAGTCCCGCATCCACAACTTCCTCGATGAAATCGCCCAACGCCGGCAGCAGCCCGCCACAGTCGCACTACGCCAGCACGACCACCACGACAGTGCCCAGCAGCATACCGACGGCAGCGAAAGGTACGAcgttcggcagcagcagcagcagcagcagtaccggcTGGTTGCCGTACGCGAGTGCACCGTACGCGAATCTGCTGCTTCCTGTCGCTCCCACCACTACCTCAACCAGCGATGCCGGAAGCCGGAGTGGAGCGCCGGCCGCATCGACATCCAGCTCGCCCGAAACCACGCTCAGCTTCGCGGATGCGGTGTCGTCGCATCTGCGCTAA
- the LOC1271416 gene encoding DNA-binding protein D-ETS-6 isoform X1 encodes MQRDAAVADDKRTDSSADSDGGEECEQTYLPNDPHQWNAEHVSTWISWVSKNFDIFPPLEPARFPQAGSELAPFTKADFWVCAGSAAGGNTLAKHFAHLVRHAGRNKGSGSDGQQELESDIDPEPYQLLNAASHRLVSQGGQIQLWQFLLELLADSSNAPCISWEGTNGEFKLSDPDEVARRWGERKAKPNMNYDKLSRALRYYYDKNIMTKVQGKRYTYKFDFHGLMAACQAQAQLTDSANSSANILSGCSSYGSSPASTTSSMKSPNAGSSPPQSHYASTTTTTVPSSIPTAAKGTTFGSSSSSSSTGWLPYASAPYANLLLPVAPTTTSTSDAGSRSGAPAASTSSSPETTLSFADAVSSHLR; translated from the exons ATGCAACGCGATGCGGCGGTGGCCGATGACAAGCGCACTGATTCATCGGCGGACAGTGACGGGGGGGAAGAGTGTGAGCAAACGTACCTGCCGAACGATCCGCACCAGTGGAACGCAGAGCACGTGAGCACGTGGATTTCGTGGGTTTCGAAAAATTTCGACATTTTCCCACCGCTCGAACCGGCCCGCTTTCCCCAGGCGGGCAGTGAGCTGGCCCCCTTTACCAAGGCGGACTTTTGGGTGTGTGCGGGCAGTGCGGCGGGGGGTAATACGCTGGCGAAACATTTTGCGCACCTCGTACGGCACGCCGGCCGCAACAAAGGAAGCGGAAGTGATGGTCAGCAGGAGCTAGAAAGCGACATTGATCCAG AACCTTACCAGCTGCTGAATGCTGCATCACATCGACTTGTTTCGCAAG GCGGTCAAATACAGCTGTGGCAGTTTCTACTGGAGCTGCTGGCCGACTCGTCGAACGCACCCTGCATCTCCTGGGAAGGCACCAACG GAGAATTCAAACTGTCCGACCCGGACGAGGTGGCCCGCCGGTGGGGCGAGCGCAAGGCAAAGCCGAACATGAACTACGACAAGCTGAGCCGTGCATTAAG ATATTACTATGATAAGAACATCATGACGAAAGTGCAGGGCAAGCGGTACACGTACAAGTTTGATTTCCACGGCCTGATGGCCGCGTGCCAGGCGCAGGCCCAGCTCACTGATAGCGCGAACAGCAGCGCGAACATACTTTCCGGTTGCAGTTCCTACGGCTCCAGTCCCGCATCCACAACTTCCTCGATGAAATCGCCCAACGCCGGCAGCAGCCCGCCACAGTCGCACTACGCCAGCACGACCACCACGACAGTGCCCAGCAGCATACCGACGGCAGCGAAAGGTACGAcgttcggcagcagcagcagcagcagcagtaccggcTGGTTGCCGTACGCGAGTGCACCGTACGCGAATCTGCTGCTTCCTGTCGCTCCCACCACTACCTCAACCAGCGATGCCGGAAGCCGGAGTGGAGCGCCGGCCGCATCGACATCCAGCTCGCCCGAAACCACGCTCAGCTTCGCGGATGCGGTGTCGTCGCATCTGCGCTAA
- the LOC1271415 gene encoding kelch domain-containing protein 3 yields MHWVVNLDGGPRRVNHASVVVGEFIYSFGGYCTGEDYHSNSAIDVHVLNTHNMRWAPIPAVEDENGVPCKYPEVPFQRYGHTAVAFEHKIYLWGGRNDEIVCDILFCFDTRTRKWSRPSVTGTVPGARDGHSACIYAERMYIFGGFEESIDKFSCDVYYLDLRTMHWTYVNTLGEPPSYRDFHSATVLNHRMYIFGGRSDAVAPYHSQEEIYCPNIKFLDLKADRWYTPKTTGEIPVGRRSHSAFIYNNKIYIFAGYNGNIDKHFNDLYCFDPDRNVWRQVTPQGQAPRARRRQSCLVIGKRMYLFGGTCPTHNGDPSSFDYSDTHVLDFEPSLCTLAILKVLEYKLDISVLPQDIRIEIRNMSTPNKIGRSLNKG; encoded by the exons ATGCACTGGGTCGTCAATCTGGACGGTGGGCCGCGGCGCGTCAACCATGCGTCCGTGGTGGTGGGCGAATTCATCTACTCCTTCGGTGGGTACTGCACCGGGGAGGACTACCACTCGAACAGCGCCATCGACGTGCACGTGCTGAACACGCACAACATGCGCTGGGCCCCGATCCCGGCGGTGGAGGACGAGAACGGGGTGCCGTGCAAGTACCCGGAGGTGCCGTTCCAGCGGTACGGCCACACGGCCGTCGCCTTCGAGCACAAGATATATCTGTGGGGCGGGCGCAACGATGAGATTGTGTGTGACATACTCTTCTGCTTCGATACGCGGACGCGCaaatggagccgaccgtcggTGACGGGCACGGTGCCGGGTGCGCGGGACGGCCACTCGGCCTGCATCTACGCCGAGCGGATGTACATTTTCGGCGGGTTCGAGGAAAGCATCGACAAGTTTTCGTGCGACGTCTACTATCTGGATCTGCGCACGATGCACTGGACGTACGTGAACACGCTCGGGGAGCCGCCCTCGTATCGGGACTTTCACTCGGCCACCGTGCTGAACCACCGGATGTACATCTTCGGGGGGCGCAGCGATGCGGTCGCACCGTACCACTCGCAGGAAGAAATCTACTGCCCTAACATTAAGTTTCTCGACCTGAAGGCGGACCGGTGGTACACACCGAAAACCACCGGCGAAATCCCCGTCGGTCGAAGAAGTCATTCTGCAT TTATTTATAATAACAAAATCTACATCTTTGCGGGCTACAATGGCAATATAGACAAACACTTCAATGATCTCTACTGTTTCGATCCGGATCGGAACGTCTGGCGACAGGTTACGCCCCAGGGTCAGGCACCACGTGCTAGACGGCGCCAGTCGTGCCTGGTCATTGGCAAACGAATGTATCTTTTTGGTGGCACCTG CCCAACACACAATGGTGACCCCTCATCGTTTGACTATAGCGACACGCACGTGCTAGACTTTGAGCCGAGCCTGTGCACATTGGCCATCCTTAAAGTTCTGGAGTACAAGCTCGACATTTCTGTTTTACCTCAGGATATCAG AATCGAAATACGGAACATGTCTACGCCAAACAAAATCGGTCGATCGCTGAACAAGGGTTGA